The nucleotide sequence GAAAAATAGGCAAATGCCATTGCCACAGTTACTTCAAAAAAAGATGGTTCAATTGATGCGATGTAATCCGAATGTACAGTAACGAATTCCGATACAAAGTCCTCTCGGACAGGTTGCCCATTTACACGAATACGTTCAGTGAATGACTTCAAATGGGGAGAAGTATACAGTCCTACGCGATATCCTGCATGTTGTAACACCGACGCCAGCATATGTGAGGTACTTCCTTTTCCATTCGTTCCACCCACATGGATTGTTTTATAGGTATTTTGCGGATTGCCCAGTCGTTCACAAAAAGCACGTGTAGTAGAAAGGCCCGGCTTATATGCCCGGGCCCCGTGGTTCTGAAATACTGGCAAGCGACTATACAGGTAGGCTATTGCTTCCTCGTAGGTCATCAATATTTACTTTGCGCTGATTTTAAAAGTGATAGTTCCGACGGATTCATCAGGTACATTGGCACCTGCTTTTTGCACAAAGGTCAAAACCCGTACGGCATCTTTGTATTTATTAATTACGGCATAGTCTGTAACAGTGGAGCGCAATTGGATTACGTTGCGTACTCGTCCGTTACTACCCACAATTATTTTGAATGTAATTTCGCCAGTAGCGTCTGAATTGTCATTCACCTGAGGTGGTCTTGACCAGGACCATCCGTTCAGATTCAGACCAACCGCGGTACCTCCCCCACCTCCGCCACCTTTGTATGATTTAGAAAACAAGCTTCCCTCTTTGGCTCCCTTATCACCTACCCCACTAGCATCATCGCCATTATTATTCCCTCCTACTCCTTCCTTGGTACCATTGGTTCCATTACTTCCTGAGCCTGAACCCGATGACTTTTTAAACAGTGCATCGTTATTGATTTTTTTGGCCGGAGCGGGGGTAGTTGAAGTAGAAGTACTCGATGTATTGCTACTTACCTTCTTGGATTCATTGCGTTCTGGCTCTTCTACAGGGCTCTCGGTTTTGGAAGTTATCACCGGTTTTTCAGCTACCCTGGTAGTAGGTTTGATAGGCTCAGGACGGGGTGCAGGGGGGTAGGTTTAGGAGCCTCGGCTTTGCGCTCGATTTTTTCCTCCCCGGCTTTCATATTTTCCGCAATTTTGGAATCGCTTGGTTTATTAAAGGTTTGGATTTTCCCGCTTCCAACATTGCTCGTCCCATAATTAACCTCCACAAACAGTTCCATTGGCCCCACCGTAGCAGCCTCCTGATTCAGTCGGATAAAGAAAAAAGCAGTAAGCAGAAGAACCATAGACCCGACGGATATAGCCCAGGAAAGAGCGATACGTTCGCGGTCATCAGCAGTGGTAAGTACCATATACAGGACGTTTTTTTCGTATAACGTAAAATTACGCTTAATTCGTGTATCCACAAAAAAGGCCCTGAGGGCCTTTTTTTGTAATGATTCAATATTTAGTGTTTGAGGAATTTACTTACGATGGTAAACCCACGATTCGGCACCGATAACTTTATCGACTTTATTCTTCTGACGTATTGCACTTTCCATGGTAGGAAATGCACCTGCCGATACCTTTATCAGTCGCCCTTTGGCATTATCAAGAATACTGGATTCCGAAAATCCCTTATTAATAAGTTGTTGTTTGAGTATCTGAGCATTTTTGATACTTCCAAAACTCCCTGCAATTAAAAAATACATATGGTTTGCCACCTCCACGTTGGGAGATTGAGGTACTGTTGCGGCTGCGCGTTTTGGTTTTTTCTCTTTGGAATCTGCACGTACTGTATTTGATATGGGTTTATTTACCACGGCATATTTTTCGCTTTTAGGTACATAAACTATTGTTTCCACTAAGGTCGGCTTTTTCACTGGGTTCTTTGTCTCCACTTTCAAAGGCACCGGCGGAATTGACGCTTTAACCGGACTAGTGATATCTGTTTTTTTCAAATTGGGTTCGGTCGCAGGCGACTTTGCCACCGATTTCGGCAATGCGGTTGATGTTGACGTATATGATTCGAGTGAAAAGTCCCCTACCGTCTCAAAAGGGTTCAACGTACTTAATAAACTTGAACTGGAATTTGAACTGAGGGTACTCAATAGCGTTACGGTACCCAAAAATACCACTGCCGCCGCCCAATTAACCCAGCTACGGTTGCGCCATGTTCTTGATGGAGCCCCGATCGCCGTAAATTCTTCATCCTGCTCAAGCGGTTCGAAAATAGATAGATTTTCCTCAACCTGATCCCGACCTTCAATCTGAGGTACCTCCAGAGGCTGCAGGCCGAACCAATCGCTGTTATAGTTTTGACTGTAGTCAGGTTCAAAAACTAGTTTGCCCTCAGAATTCATTGAAAAATTCCCAATGGCCTCAATAACGACATGTACGCCATCTGTCAATTGCTGACGTAGCATATCCACATAACGTCTTACTTGGCTGGCTGCTTCTTCGCGTGGTAGCCGCTCGTGAGCTGCCACGTAATATGTCAGAAGGCCATCGTCGATTTTGAGTACTTCATTAAAAG is from Salmonirosea aquatica and encodes:
- a CDS encoding SPOR domain-containing protein translates to MVTVDKYIRKLLFEHDCVIIPEFGGLLTHHIGAHYDIANSLFVPARKRLAFNEVLKIDDGLLTYYVAAHERLPREEAASQVRRYVDMLRQQLTDGVHVVIEAIGNFSMNSEGKLVFEPDYSQNYNSDWFGLQPLEVPQIEGRDQVEENLSIFEPLEQDEEFTAIGAPSRTWRNRSWVNWAAAVVFLGTVTLLSTLSSNSSSSLLSTLNPFETVGDFSLESYTSTSTALPKSVAKSPATEPNLKKTDITSPVKASIPPVPLKVETKNPVKKPTLVETIVYVPKSEKYAVVNKPISNTVRADSKEKKPKRAAATVPQSPNVEVANHMYFLIAGSFGSIKNAQILKQQLINKGFSESSILDNAKGRLIKVSAGAFPTMESAIRQKNKVDKVIGAESWVYHRK